A part of Escherichia marmotae genomic DNA contains:
- the cysC gene encoding adenylyl-sulfate kinase: MALHDENVVWHSHPVTPQQREQHHGHRGVVLWFTGLSGSGKSTVAGALEEALHKLGVSTYLLDGDNVRHGLCSDLGFSDADRKENIRRVGEVANLMVEAGLVVLTAFISPHRAERQMVRERVGEGRFIEVFVDTPLAICEARDPKGLYKKARAGELRNFTGIDAVYEAPESAEIHLNGEQLVTNLVQQLLDLLRQNDIIRS, from the coding sequence ATGGCGCTGCATGACGAAAACGTCGTCTGGCATAGCCATCCGGTGACTCCACAACAGCGCGAGCAACACCACGGGCATCGTGGTGTTGTGTTGTGGTTTACCGGCCTCTCTGGTTCAGGGAAATCGACAGTTGCCGGGGCGCTGGAGGAGGCGCTGCATAAACTTGGCGTCAGCACGTATTTGCTGGATGGCGACAACGTTCGCCACGGTTTATGCAGCGATCTCGGTTTTAGCGATGCCGATCGTAAAGAAAATATCCGTCGGGTTGGCGAAGTGGCGAATTTAATGGTTGAAGCCGGTCTGGTAGTGCTGACTGCGTTTATCTCACCACATCGCGCTGAACGTCAGATGGTTCGCGAACGTGTAGGAGAAGGGCGGTTTATCGAAGTGTTTGTCGATACGCCGTTGGCGATTTGTGAAGCTCGCGATCCAAAAGGTTTATATAAAAAAGCGCGTGCCGGTGAACTGCGTAACTTTACGGGGATAGATGCCGTTTACGAAGCGCCTGAATCAGCAGAAATTCATCTCAATGGTGAACAATTGGTAACAAATTTGGTTCAGCAATTATTAGATCTACTGAGACAGAACGATATTATCAGATC